The Styela clava chromosome 2, kaStyClav1.hap1.2, whole genome shotgun sequence genome contains a region encoding:
- the LOC120336774 gene encoding prestin-like, translating into MASNESVNLTPSKILINRNLHTEKSFQEKYSYIEPKELCLKEKISKLVRTNENNLVEAIKKFILSVVPILYWLPRYKFKKWFLADFVSGLTVGIMHIPQGMSYALLAGQHPVYGLYNSFFPVILYSLLGTSRHTSMGTFALTSLMLGNAMASLAPDPVFDLATGKTADGLNEETAWNAIYDRRIILGSAVMFITGIFLFGLSILRVGFVVVYLSDPMISGFTFGAAVQILVSQFKSLVGVSIGSYAGPLNLIWMLRDLILALINLDEPGRTKTSATVVISVICIIFLVILKELNVKYKEKIPLGLPLPGEIVVVIVGTGISYGVNLAEKYGVSIIGNIPSGIPAPVLPAFNELSSLIGYAIPIAVVGYSVSVSIAKIFGSKFGYEIRPNQELVAYGVSNTVCSFFSCFPAFPSMSRSCVQVESGGKTQVVGLIAAAIILLVLLVIGPLFSSIPKACLASIICVAMKGMLKRALALKDLWKVSKLDFATWMVAALSTIFLDVVYGLCVGVGFTLLCIIFRTQLVDKEALERVGETEFYRKAEQYTEMSLHSGMCVGSFRGPLHYLNKEAFRKMVTKVTKIDPVMKLAKMKKVEKKLKKIVKADESNSGRKENVNIVLTEGVVNTAFTQIELSGDLDQNKNSTEVKNKSISQNEGKARENNLKYFILDCSQISFIDSVGAKVLMSVTDDYKKIGVTTYLSNCSPEILRVLTLSGYFSKFGDDVAFVSIHDAIVYAAQEIEQTPLSNEVSLSSQDITQL; encoded by the exons ATGGCATCTAATGAGTCGGTCAACTTGACACCAAGCAAAATATTGATAAACAGAAACCTTCACACAGAAAAGTCGTTTCAAGAAAAATACAGTTATATCGAACCTAAAGAATTATgcttaaaagaaaaaatatcaaaacttgtGCGAACGAATGAAAACAACCTCGTGGAGGCgatcaaaaaatttattcttagTGTTGTACCAATTTTATACTGGTTACCTCGatacaaattcaaaaaatgGTTTCTTGCAGATTTCGTCAGCGGACTAACTGTAGGAATAATGCACATCCCTCAAG GCATGTCGTACGCTCTTCTGGCCGGGCAACATCCAGTTTATGGACTTTACAACTCATTCTTTCCTGTCATTCTGTACAGTTTGTTGGGGACATCAAGACACACTTCTATGG GAACGTTTGCTCTGACTAGTTTGATGCTGGGTAATGCCATGGCATCACTGGCTCCTGATCCGGTGTTTGACTTAGCAACGGGGAAGACAGCGGATGGACTAAATGAAGAAACAGCGTGGAATGCAATTTACGATAGAAGAATAATACTTGGATCAGCAGTGATGTTTATAACAGGAATTTTTTTA tttggaTTGAGTATTCTCCGTGTTGGATTCGTCGTGGTTTATTTATCCGACCCCATGATTTCTGGATTTACGTTTGGTGCTGCGGTACAAATTCTGGTATCACAATTCAAGAGTTTGGTCGGAGTAAGCATAGGAAGTTATGCGGGACCATTGAATCTTATTTGG ATGCTACGGGACTTGATTCTTGCATTGATCAATTTAGACGAACCTGGTAGAACCAAGACTTCCGCTACCGTTGTGATTTCTGTtatttgcattatatttctggtgattttaaaagaattaaatgtaaaatacaaAGAGAAAATACCACTCGGACTTCCTTTACCGGGGGAGATTGTTGTG GTTATTGTTGGGACAGGGATCTCGTACGGTGTCAACCTCGCAGAGAAATATGGAGTTAGCATCATTGGAAATATTCCGAGCGG AATACCAGCACCAGTGTTGCCGGCTTTTAATGAATTGTCATCTCTTATTGGATACGCAATACCGATAGCAGTGGTTGGTTATTCGGTATCGGTATCCATTGCAAAAATATTCGGAAGTAAATTTGGATATGAGATACGTCCGAATCAAGAACTTGTTGCGTACGGAGTCAGTAACACAGTGTGTTCGTTCTTCTCCTGCTTTCCAGCATTTCCGTCCATGTCAAGAAGTTGTGTACAG GTTGAAAGCGGGGGGAAAACTCAAGTTGTTGGTCTCATTGCTGCCGCTATCATTCTTCTTGTGCTACTTGTTATTGGTCCTCTTTTCAGCAGTATACCAAAA GCTTGCCTTGCTTCCATTATTTGCGTTGCTATGAAAGGAATGTTGAAAAGAGCATTAGCTTTGAAGGACTTATGGAAGGTTTCAAAATTAGATTTTGCTACGTGGATGGTTGCTGCTCTCAGTACAATTTTCTTGGACGTG GTATATGGTTTGTGTGTTGGAGTCGGATTCACTTTGTTGTGCATCATATTCCGAACACAACTTGTTGATAAAGAAGCTTTGGAACGAGTCGGAGAAACTGAATTTTACAGAAAGGCTGAGCAATATACAGAG ATGAGTCTTCATAGCGGAATGTGTGTAGGATCATTTCGAGGTCCTTTGCATTACCTCAACAAGGAAGCATTTCGTAAAATGGTAACAAAAGTCACGAAGATAGATCCGGTTATGAAATTAGCAAAAATGAAGAAAGTTGAAAAGAAGTTGAAAAAGATAGTAAAGGCCGATGAAAGTAATTCAGGAAGAaag GAGAACGTCAATATTGTATTAACGGAAGGCGTTGTGAATACAGCATTCACGCAAATCG AATTAAGTGGAGACCTTGATCAGAACAAAAATTCAACTGAAGTCAAAAACAAATCgatatcacaaaatgaagggaAAGCAcgagaaaataatttaaaatactttATTTTGGATTGTTCTCAAATTTCATTTATAGATTCTGTTGGTGCTAAAGTTTTAATGTCG GTAACTGACGATTATAAGAAAATTGGAGTGACAACTTATCTGTCGAATTGCTCTC CTGAGATTTTACGAGTGTTGACATTATctggatatttttcaaaatttggtgACGACGTTGCATTTGTATCTATACATGATGCAATAGTTTATGCTGCTCAAGAAATAGAGCAAACACCTTTGTCAAACGag gTTTCGTTATCAAGTCAAGATATAACACAACTGTGA
- the LOC120336779 gene encoding uncharacterized protein LOC120336779 produces the protein MQFDKKMISFVFVILLGISTTIARKDIRFKETELDYRSNVPFDDEETDTYSGETGFVTFDSSNKQFGDKSLPGIGSDFPQNNDFDQGVTPLSIKENDKEEDYGVDDRMVWDKLQDYDIFGPSKNDYYYYYDEEEENPTVEEEEYGEEEEPTISDDKDDELTNEIKDDATTVAISVDTTELDSGVKLDTEKKESTMKNKTEESTDSVDEEEVHPSIPTEAGDDKAEQGDTSEKTDIAEGENVPTYSTTSAASQPTEKVIVGDVSESEMTTTTSSRLTTTPEMNVFTNIVKTTTPTTTSKTQTQSPMTAPDKIEPDEFDIATQPNIDEGFNTEKLENSVIPTTTTNKFVVTKDTDILNTETSTTTDKISGNTDINMDVIPADVESTTRKGLSHVSITTSTKEIKDDNTSVDISKMSDSTTQTSTMAMDKGDKPEKITSTTDQITTSTKPQQTTTKLLRTNPKPKPEYSTTTETITNETRGEMNTPGVLPVTEVKGDDSSASTKSREKDITVTQQPTKRGSTTEQQLISKLTKSAVVLPPMDSNEKITAKPTERKDDNRNKNDPSRTEPSMPVELTTKEMLPDASTSDQEQHDEITDFRAQRPQKAEFTTVVLIVCIISILILLSIIAVIIIIVRARLKKRGKYEITSDVDPDEAGTAANGEGASGMDRSADKKAVVTVQYNDSHA, from the coding sequence ACATCAGATTCAAAGAAACAGAATTGGATTATCGATCAAATGTTCCTTTTGATGACGAGGAAACAGACACTTATTCAGGCGAAACTGGATTTGTAACTTTTGATTCATCCAATAAACAATTTGGTGATAAATCGTTGCCAGGAATTGGCAGTGACTTTCCCCAAAACAATGACTTTGATCAAGGAGTCACACCTTTGAGCATCAAGGAGAATGACAAAGAAGAAGACTATGGAGTGGATGACCGCATGGTGTGGGATAAGTTGCAGGACTATGACATATTCGGTCCGTCAAAGAATGACtactattattattatgatgAGGAAGAGGAGAATCCAACAGTGGAGGAGGAAGAATACGGAGAGGAAGAGGAACCTACCATTTCGGATGACAAAGACGATGAACTAACGAATGAAATAAAAGACGATGCTACAACAGTAGCGATCAGCGTTGACACAACTGAACTAGACTCGGGAGTGAAATTAGACACAGAGAAAAAAGAATccacaatgaaaaataaaacagaggAATCGACAGATAGCGTTGATGAAGAAGAGGTGCATCCTAGCATACCAACAGAAGCCGGGGACGATAAAGCAGAGCAAGGTGACACTTCTGAAAAGACAGATATTGCAGAGGGTGAAAATGTTCCCACATATTCGACAACTTCAGCTGCAAGTCAGCCAACGGAAAAAGTTATTGTCGGCGATGTTTCCGAATCCGAAATGACGACGACAACATCGAGTAGATTGACAACTACACCAGAAATGAATGTATTCACTAATATTGTAAAAACCACGACGCCCACGACTACTTCGAAAACACAAACTCAATCTCCAATGACGGCTCCTGATAAAATAGAGCCTGATGAATTTGATATTGCAACGCAACCAAATATCGATGAGGGTTTTAATACAGAGAAGTTGGAGAATAGCGTTATACCAACTACCACAACCAACAAATTTGTTGTAACCAAAGATACAGATATTCTAAATACCGAAACATCCACCACAACCGATAAAATATCTGGCAATACCGACATAAATATGGATGTAATTCCTGCCGATGTGGAATCCACCACACGCAAAGGTTTGAGTCACGTTTCCATCACCACAAGCACGAAAGAAATAAAGGATGATAATACCAGtgttgatatttcaaaaatgtctgaTTCTACCACACAGACAAGTACTATGGCAATGGATAAGGGTGACAAGCCAGAGAAAATCACGTCCACGACGGATCAAATAACAACGTCCACAAAACCCCAGCAGACAACAACTAAGTTATTACGCACTAACCCGAAACCAAAGCCGGAATATAGCACTACCACTGAAACTATCACGAACGAAACACGCGGTGAAATGAACACTCCGGGAGTGCTGCCGGTAACAGAAGTCAAAGGTGACGATTCTAGTGCATCAACTAAATCGCGTGAGAAAGACATTACAGTGACTCAACAGCCTACAAAAAGAGGATCGACCACAGAACAACAATTAATTTCCAAACTAACGAAATCAGCTGTTGTGTTACCACCAATGGACTCAAATGAAAAGATAACAGCTAAACCTACTGAAAGAAAGGACGATAATCGCAATAAAAATGACCCTTCTCGTACAGAACCATCAATGCCGGTAGAACTTACAACCAAAGAAATGTTGCCTGATGCTTCGACATCAGATCAAGAACAACACGATGAAATCACTGATTTTAGAGCTCAAAGACCACAAAAAGCAGAATTTACCACTGTAGTTCTGATCGTTTGTATCATATCAATCTTAATTCTGCTCAGCATAATTGCTGTCATTATCATCATTGTGCGGGCAAGACTGAAAAAACGCGGCAAATATGAAATCACTTCTGACGTGGATCCAGATGAAGCCGGCACCGCCGCGAATGGAGAAGGTGCCAGTGGCATGGATCGAAGTGCAGACAAAAAGGCTGTCGTAACCGTTCAGTATAATGACTCCCATGCATAA